The sequence ACGTTGAGTTTGTCCTTCGCACGGGCGGCGTCACTGGCATTCTTGAAATTAACAAAGGCGCAAAACCTCTCGTGCAGCAAACGGATGCTTTCGATCTCGCCATACCTGCCATGTAAAGAACACAAGCGACTGGTCAAATACAggatttacaaacaaaattcTCTAGTTAAAGTGGCTGTAAAAACTCTGGGCTAGTGATTCCGTTTGAGCTATCACTGCATAAAGTAAACACACTGATTGATTTCAAGGCAGTCATGCTCCAGCATTACCCCTAAATGTTGCCACTTGTTATCGAAGCATACAATTTGATTAGTTTTACAACTTTGTGTTACACTTGTGTGGCAATTAACAATGTTTCAAGATAATAAGAGATAATCCTTTTGATACCCAAAGGATACATGCACAAGGCTAAGTAACACACAGATAAGAAACACTGCATTTGGAAAACAGTACAGTTAGCATGTTAGCCAAGTCAATGCTATGTAGCTACAACAAGGTGTCCTAGCTGGTCCACAACTAGTAGAATAAGCTAAATTATCTTTGCCATGTTCATAGCAGGGGGACAATCTACTAAGCAAATGATGAAGTGCTATTTAGGTGATATTGTTGACATTAAATAGAACCAAATATTTTACGGTACACTTTAAAGACGTCCTTTAGGTGTTTTTCTGTCAGCTCCGCTGTCACATTTCCCACCCACAGAGATGGGCAAGGCCTGATCGAAAAACAACAGAGagaacatgaaatgaaaacagaaaaaaaaaacatcttgggCTGTGTCAaccaattaccgtaattttcggactataagtcgcaccggagtataagtcgcaccagccataaaatgcccaaaaaagtgaaaaaaaaacatatatgtataagtcgctcctgagtataagtcgcccccccacccaaactatgaaaagaaaacgcgacttatagtccgaaaattacggtataatGAATACATTAATAAACATCACATTACCCATGTTGTACAACAGATTGATCTTGGTTAGGCGCTGTAAAATAAGGAAACAAAAGCTCGATTAAGGGATGGGTAGGGAGGGTAGACACAcccaaaatgtttctttgctATAAGTCATGAGTGCCAACTGACCTCCAGCAACATCGAAATAAGTTGCCAAAACATCTTGCACCGTTGAGAATTTCTCTAGTAGCAACCCGCTGTCCACTTCATCAAAACCATACTCCTGAAGCACAAAGCATGTTTGATGACAATTTCATcattacacaaaaaaaaaacattttgaaggtATTCACCATCAATTGCAGCACTTTGCAATCATAGAGTTCATTGACAGCCTCTTCACAGTCTTTGTCCAGTTCTAGCACCTGCTCCATAGCCTTCTCCGCTTCTCTGTACCGCTAAGACACATTTGCACGCCGTCGTCAAGCAATTATCCGCAAGTGAGAAGCTCAATGTCAAGTCAGGCCAGCGTGGCGCTAGTGTCCACCTGCATGCCCATGAGAGCGCTGCCCTTGCGGAAGTATCCTTTGGGCCACCCTGGAGCCAGCTGGATGGAGCGCTCTCCGTCTGCCAGGGCCTGAGGGTACAGCTCCAACCAATAGTAGCAGTAAGAACGGTTCCCATAGAACCTGCAGCAAGAACAACATACATTTCCAGCATGTATGTCATTTCTTAGTAATTGACTCATGAATGTTTCAAAGTAAGCCCTAAAATGTGACGAGGTGACGCACCTGTAATCAGCTGGGTCACATTTGATGGCTTCTGTAAACATGCGGGCTGCTTGCGAGTAGTGCTCCTCTTGCACTAGCTTTATTCCTTTTTCTACAGCAAACAAATACGCTCGTCACTGGCTCAAGCTTCACGTTCATGGATATTTATTCAGCGCATACCGCAATAGCCACGTTCATGTGAACATTGCCGAAAGCAAGGCACAATCTTCGAACATAGGCTTTGAATGTTATTTACCTGCAAGTGATGTGCTTTTCCTTGTCATGGCTTCAGTTAGCTGTGTCTGCAATGACAACGACATAATTGACATGCACTGCTATGAAAGCATACATCAAGATAGGTACTGCACATGAGAAGAGGCAGAGAATCTAAAATGGTGATTTTTGTCACAGTCATGTTTAAACTTTAATATTATTCATGTATTTGCATTGGAACTAGGATTCCTGTAATGTTTTGAAGTTATTCTCGTTATATGACTAGGGCTGCAACTATCTACTGACAAATCTCAGAACTGTGCTAACCACTCAAGAACTCTCATTCACTGAAATTCCTTTGCCCCTATCAAGAAAATCTCGTCAAATGCCCATCCCCAAAAACACACGTTCCGGCAGCTGCTTTTAAAAGGTGGTGCATGGTCTACTTTTTACACGTCAGACTTTGCACCACCAAGAGGAACAAACACACCAATGCCACACGAACGTTATGAGACGCACACACCTCGTCCCGCCGAACGACTGGACAAGTACCTTCCTTCTGGCCTCGTTCTCTTTGTTCTCTTTGGACTTGCGGCCTTTAGGCTTGACGTGGCTAGCGGCGTTGGCAAAGAAGGCACTGCTAATGTCCCACTCGGGCTCCTGTGGACCATGTAAGACATGTTGATCAGTAACTGAGTGGGAATATTGGGCAGGGGAGAGGAGGGTTAGGCaattacaggaaaaaaaaacagagggtAAAATTCGACTCATGATTCATCCATTTCAAAACTACTATTCAACAAGCAAAACGGAACTGTTCATTCCGTGAACAGACTTCAACACTGCATTCTTTTTGTCAAGCACAAAATCATAAATTGCCCAATATTGAAATCACAGTGAAATAACGTAAACAAGGCCCCACCTCTTCCGTCGATTTGGCCTTCCGACGCTCTTTGGAGGGAGTGGCAGCTTTGGAGGTAGTGGGCTTGTCTGAGGCAGCTGCTTTTACATCCTTTTTGTCATCCTTTTGCAGGTCTTTCTGGCCCTCCACGTTAGCTTCCGCTTCCGAATCAGAGTCTTCCAATTCCGACTCGCCGCCTTTTTCGTCTTCATCCTAGCGAGGAGGaccacattattattatccaacGTAGCACAGCTCAATCCAATGTAGAAACCACAATGATTACCTGTCTCTCTTTGTCGGTTTGCTTCAACTGCTCTGACTTCTTCCGTATTCGACGGCGCTGGAAAAAGATTCAAAAGTTAATCCTGGGCtgtaaaaatgaatcaaatcaCTCGATACCTTCTACTGGTAATTCAAAGAGAAAAAGGTTGGAGCAAAACATTGCACACTTGAGGAAGTGCAACGTGGACAACAACTGTTTAAAAAGGatcaaaatgtgtgtttaccTTTCTCTTGGCCCTGCGTCGCTCTGCTCTGCGTCTGACCTTCTCATCATCGCTCAGGTCCTCCTCGACATTTAATGCATCCTGAACGcgagcgcacgcacacacacagttagaGTGGCACTATGAAGCTTTGCCCAGTTGGCGTGCCCCTGTTTTTTACCTGGGATATAGCCCTAGCATCATTTGGGCCAGGGACTGTGGCACCACGGTCCTTGTGTTCTTCCTGCTGCTGCGCAGGCGGACCTGTTGAGGAGCGTGGTTAATTATGCAACTGCACTTTGCAAAGTAGCAAAAGGCACTCAATTTGCTACTCACTAACAATATGAACATTTGAACGATGCTGATTTTCACACATATACACTACTTTTTGTTCAGAATGTTATGCAGTGATATGGCCAGAGAGTTTCATCTATTTCACTGTTGATTGCACCAACAAATTATTGGAAACGTGTCAACAATTAGTTTTTAGTTGCCAAAGTGTGTGGCACACGCCTACCAAAGCAGGACTTCCCACATTTTTAGGTTTTTGGCTTTGGACTTCTTTCTCATCATGACAGGATCATTATCAAGCAGGATgacactataaaaaaaaaagccacgcAAGTGTCATGCAATGCAAAGGTGTCTTCAGTTTTGGTAAATACATAAGTAAGTTTGTGTGGATTCCATAGATAGCTCCCAATTAGCTAGCAACGCGTGTTAAATTATATTAGTCTTTAACTGCTGTTTACTTCTGtctattcattcatccattctcTACCGCTTATTCATTACACCAACCCATACAGTTTCCGAAGTCTTGAATATcactttttgaaaacacaGCAGTGCTTTGATACCTAAAAGGAGGATCTCACAGTCTTGGATTTTGACCTTTTGTACACATACTGCAAATGACGAGACAAAGGAAATGAAGTCATGTCCAGATGTCCCTTTTACTCTTCACACAAAACTGAGTGCCCGTTCACGTTGCGAGCGAGCAAGAACATACTGCCCCTCACCCATTTCATTGCTATTATCCTTTAGATCCAAGAAGCGTCATACTGCCTTCCACCCCTCCCTTAAGAATACAAATCCCAGGTTACATTCATCATCTTTATTGAATTTCCTGACAGGTTATGTTGCAGTAGAAACACAAATCAGACCATTGCATGCTGAACTGACATGTACTGCCCGATGTAAAGAGATTATGTAAAGTCAGGATTGATTCATGGTTCATATTGCAAGATTGCCTGGACACCTAGATGTCAGATAGAGAAAATTGACTTCCTTGTTATAGTAAAGTTCAATGACATCTGATGACACATTTTGGAGATTGCAGGGATGAGATCATGGTTTTCAGTCCAAATAGCCAGGATGGGTGAGGCATTCTGAGAAAACTAAACTACTACCAGTGGTGTTTGACATTGAGAACCTGTTTCTCAGAAACACCCCTGTGAAAATCCTGCGGATGATAGTGGAGGCACACAAAAGATGAGAAACCACACTGAGACGTATGGTTAGGTTTCTATTTGTTCAAATCGGATAAAATAGTAATGGATGAAAACGTGACTCATGAGACACTTCTAGGCTTTCAACAACACTCCGACACCGCCATGTTAAATGTGTCCTTTGTACGATTAGGTGGACTGATTAATGTTGTCCTTCTTTTAGAAAGTTTTAATCGTCTTAACCTGAAAACACTCACAAAGCCTAAAAACAATACCAGTGTTCCACTTTGATACTTTTGTATCTTTGTGACGGTATGTGGCAAGCATCCAAGGTGGTCGGACGTCAGCAACAAGAGTGTCTCTGTCTCCTGGTTTGAGAGTGTTTGGCTGAAACAAAAGCTCGTTCCACAAGAATGCACAACACAACAGGGCCACAACAAAAACTCAGCTTTGAGGTCCTTTAAATTGCTAATAAAGTGTAATTTAGCGCACATT is a genomic window of Syngnathus acus chromosome 15, fSynAcu1.2, whole genome shotgun sequence containing:
- the zgc:123010 gene encoding tetratricopeptide repeat protein 31 → MVALMKITRDICRLLGFASGPPAQQQEEHKDRGATVPGPNDARAISQDALNVEEDLSDDEKVRRRAERRRAKRKRRRIRKKSEQLKQTDKERQDEDEKGGESELEDSDSEAEANVEGQKDLQKDDKKDVKAAASDKPTTSKAATPSKERRKAKSTEEEPEWDISSAFFANAASHVKPKGRKSKENKENEARRKTQLTEAMTRKSTSLAEKGIKLVQEEHYSQAARMFTEAIKCDPADYRFYGNRSYCYYWLELYPQALADGERSIQLAPGWPKGYFRKGSALMGMQRYREAEKAMEQVLELDKDCEEAVNELYDCKVLQLMEYGFDEVDSGLLLEKFSTVQDVLATYFDVAGAPNQDQSVVQHGPCPSLWVGNVTAELTEKHLKDVFKVYGEIESIRLLHERFCAFVNFKNASDAARAKDKLNGHFIENTRVVVRYPDRRQQRVPPIPLGVTQQAAASAGPRRRGPVNGDECYFWRTTGCYFGDRCRYKHIPDHKGNDKKPWLP